One segment of Tenrec ecaudatus isolate mTenEca1 chromosome 1, mTenEca1.hap1, whole genome shotgun sequence DNA contains the following:
- the LOC142431666 gene encoding mitochondrial carrier protein SCaMC-3L-like: MVPIGDARMDKEGAWWKILLSGAVAGTVSRTSTAPLDRTRVHMQVYSSKKHLMNLLGGLRSLIQEGGFHSLWRGNGINVLKIAPEYGIKFLVFEECKAHFGESSNPIFQEDVLAGSLAVAVSQTLINPLEVLKIRLTLARTGQYDGLGDCVGQILRREGPAAFYRGYAPNMLGIIPYAFTDLAVNKMMNNIRVKSRGDNEEHSQAYNIYTQTVSTVCGQMASYPLTLLRTKLQAKDTVEGSKPSMRAIFRDIVAEQGWPGLFRGLTPTLLKVIPAVAISCTVYTTMKSTLGV; encoded by the exons ATGGTCCCCATTGGGGACGCAAGGATGGACAAGGAGGGGGCCTGGTGGAAGATTCTGCTCTCTGGAGCCGTCGCGGGAACCGTGTCCCGCACCAGCACCGCCCCTCTGGACCGGACCCGAGTGCACATGCAG GTTTACTCTTCCAAAAAACACCTTATGAACCTGCTGGGGGGGTTACGGAGCCTGATACAGGAGGGAGGCTTCCACTCGCTGTGGCGCGGCAATGGTATAAACGTGCTCAAGATCGCCCCTGAGTATGGGATCAAGTTTCTCGTCTTCGAAGAG TGTAAAGCTCACTTCGGGGAGTCCTCAAACCCCATCTTCCAGGAGGATGTCTTGGCGGGGTCTCTGGCGGTGGCCGTTTCCCAGACGCTCATCAACCCCTTGGAG GTGCTGAAGATCCGCCTCACGCTGGCACGCACAGGCCAGTACGATGGCCTAGGTGACTGCGTCGGCCAGATTCTTCGCCGCGAAGGCCCGGCCGCGTTCTATAGGGGTTATGCGCCCAACATGCTTGGCATCATCCCTTATGCCTTCACTGACCTGGCTGTCAATAAg ATGATGAACAACATACGGGTAAAGAGCAGAGGGGATAACGAAGAACACAGCCAGGCTTACAACATCTACACACAGACGGTGTCCACAGTGTGTGGCCAGATGGCTAGCTATCCCCTGACGCTATTAAGGACCAAGCTCCAAGCAAAAG ATACTGTGGAGGGCTCAAAGCCCAGCATGCGGGCCATTTTCAGAGACATCGTGGCTGAGCAGGGCTGGCCGGGGCTCTTCCGAGGCCTAACACCCACTCTATTAAAAGTTATCCCGGCTGTGGCCATCAGCTGCACGGTCTATACAACAATGAAAAGCACCCTGGGAGTTTAG